The Coffea arabica cultivar ET-39 chromosome 6e, Coffea Arabica ET-39 HiFi, whole genome shotgun sequence genome contains the following window.
AATCTTAAACAAGACATATAATACCAGCTCCATCCAACtcttctagtttcaaatacacAACTTTTTTTTGAATGATACAAAAATGATCATCACGGGTGCACAAATACACATTACAATTAATAGCTATCATTCccaaaaattaggaaaatatcaTAATTTAACACTTTTTCTATTCTATTGGTCATCCACAACTAACAGTCCCTATCTCAAATTTCATTCGCAAAAACATGTTTATTCCATTACATTGAAACCACAATAGTCGTAACATCAACAGCAAATTCGACAAACTAGTAATGGTAAAGCCAATAAACGTAGCCATGTTCACACAGAACACAGTATAGAAACATGATCAATGACAACTGCCTTAACACATGTTTCATAACTATAAAAACATGATCAATGACAACAACCTCAACATCCATAACTAAAGTATAAAACATTCAAATGGTTTACAACAAATATTTGTAGAGTCTAACCTTGCTTTGCTTGAGATGTTCTTCTTTACTCAGCTTTTCCACATCTTCCAGGAGAGCAATTCCCACTTCAACTCTCCCCCTCTCTCTGCTTTCCTCAATATGGCTAAAGAATCACTGTACCTCCTGCTGTCACTTCAATCACCAAAAGAGCACCCTTTTTTGGCACCATTTCCCCTAACTGATATTAGCTATTAGTTTTGCATCCAAATTGTAGTTAAGTTGGTTAATCATTTGCATTACTCATTTAACTAATTCTTTCAAAATAGTTTCGAAATATATCATAAGTTATGAGGGTATATCTATCAATTCATCATCGATGATATCACAAATAGGGCCCAATAACCTGACAGGGGAGGTATTTGATATTATGCAAAATTTAGGGGAGGTGATTGAGACTATTAGAAACCTcctgagatttctgaaattatcccttttctttATCTTGCTATGTTACTTTTATTTGGTTTGAtgttatttgttatttttttaatacaaatatcATTAAAGTAAGCTCTAATTCTTCATTTGTACTTGAATCATTTTAATTACTTTATTAAATGTCCTATTATCGTTATTACTTATGAGTTTcctaccaaattttttttcttccttttttctgcttcaaaagattttttctTCAAAGGTTCCTAACTGCCAATCACTTAGGACCCTTAAACCCATTGTGGAGGCCCAATCATAATGCCCACTATCAAgcccaaaaacaaccacaaaTCGCTTAATGGAGCTGGGGCAAGGAATGAGGAAAACATCGGGGAGACGTCATTGGTGCGATCCAAGTGCTTTAGCCAAaatagaaggaaagaaaattttccaatttataGATTCTAGGAAACAATTTAACGAACCTACATGGTCTTTCTGATCAATCATTCATAAAACTTCACAAACTCATCGGTCCTTCGTTATTTATTATGTTTCTTGTAAATAATTCATAACATTTTGTGTGCGGGCAAGGAGCTAATAGAACCGAGCTGTTCGTTTTGAGCTTCTTACCTACAAACACAATGACACAAAAAGACACAGGATTGGGACTTGTCCCCAGGTAGCTCTAATCCCTATGATCCTATTTGATAACTTAGTTCAGTATttaaaatttaatggattcaaatcttaCTATGTTCAAtccgtttgataataaaaaattgaacatctaaattaattaagtggcactgaattttccaaacaaaacttgctccaaaaaataagtgataagtaaATGTAACATACattcaaatatatttgatttaatacttaataatttaataatttaatattttcaaatttcaattttatcaaatgtacCCTTACTATTTATAACCTAAGGAACTGGCACGGATTGCGGGAAATCGCGGAGTATTAATCACTATAGGAGGAGCCTTAGGTTGGCTCCTGTGTAAGTAGCTTCTAACAGCTGTTACATGAAACGGTGCAACGTTATGTTAGCCACAATCTGGCCAGAGATGTAGCTTGGGTATGCCAAGTTCCCATGAACATTAATGGGTAGTCACGGGCAGTATTGGTCGAGCCTGTGATTCGAGTCCCCACGTTTTGCAAATCAAAATATCCTGTTCGttgattttagccaaaaatCTATGAGGCTCATGAATTAATCAACCCTTGATTATGGATGCTTGTTTCTGGTCAATTATTCATAAAATTTCACACATTCATCAACCCTTCAAATTATACTTTTTGTCTCTGataaattactcataaaattctgCAAATTTCAACTACTTGATACATTCATGTGAATAATAAACCACAGAACAAAAATACCAAGTGCTCAAATATGGCAACGGAGTTgaacatatatgtatatgatgCTAATACATTAATATACAGCTTTATATAGTTGAAAATGCTAGATAATGCAAATAATTTCCACTTAGTAAAGATGTCCCAACTTAGTGAAGATCATGTCCTTGGAGGAAGGGAAAGGATAGAGAGGTGCATTGGAACTTTCTGCAGTATTTTTCCTGTTACTCCTTATGTGATGCCTTCTGCGCACTGCACGGGGAGGATGATCTCTTCCCACCACCATCTCCTTGTGTTCTGTAACTTCTAAAAGTTTTGCCTTTCTCCTCAAAGTCTCTGAAAAAAACtgctcttccttttcttcattATCCTACAAATGGAAAACATTTTATTATCAACATAGTGTAATATTCTCTTGATTTGTAAATCTGTAGTATCTGGTTTTGTTCTTCAGATTTATTTGTATTTGTGTGTAGTTGATGTAATTTCTACGATTAATGCAGATTTAATGAATAATaatgtttttattttaaaaaaaaaagttcggCCGGAAAATGTCCAATATAGTGAGGAAAGCTTTCCAATGAGCCTTGGTATTCAAGATACTGAATACCATGAAACTAAGGATGAAATGGATAATGAGTATAAGTattagataaaattttaaagtattacccaaaataaaatttaaaatgataCGTGACATAATTTTAGTAGCATCTATAACAGTATctaaacttaatccaaaaataaaATCCAGGGTTGGTTCATGACCACATGACCATACTTGTGTCGGAAATCCATTTGACAAATTGGCCCTTAAATAAGCCAGAATTTTATTGGTATTCATTATCACTCAaacaagccaaaatttgaaataGAGGAATCGGGTAGCATGGTgaagtttcttcaaatttttgcctTGTAAAAGTTCATCACTTCTCAATATATTTCTATTTGAATGATATGTACAATTTGGTtcacaaaaaaattagaaaaaaaaggaggagcACATAGTCATCTCTGTAATTAACAAAATGAACATCTTATGTAttgcaaaaaggaaataaacTCACTTTTACTACACAAGTGTGTGGCATTGGACATTTCACAGGTTGATCTTCCTCTAAGGGCTCTATTGGATGAGTGACAGGCCAGAACTGATCAAGATTGGTATGCACTTCATTTTGCTGAAAATCCATGGTATGTTTCTCTTGTTGAGTTGATTTCTCTGGTAACTTGATATGGTTAAAACTTCCACATCCCAATATTCCAGCAGTAGCACGGGCTAATGAGAACAGAAGCCTAAcaaggcaagaaatgaagaaagaaaacttgCTTAAAACATATATGATGTACATCCACATCGGGATCATAAAAAAGGTGCTCGGCTATGTTGATAGGTATAACAAATATAGGCATAAAAAtgctcaccaaaaaaaaaaaaaaaagaaaacggaGGAAGAAAACTATAGTACATTTTCATTTGATACATATTAGTCTTAAAGCTTGTACAAATTTGGATATAGGATAGAGAGATGTGGATTTATTTAGTCTCTTGACTATGTCGAACTAAATTCGTTTCTTTAATTATTcattttttgtatcaaattCGTAAAATTGAACTATTTAGTTGGATCAAAATAATTCTTAAGTGTACACTGGTCATTGAAATTATGATGAAATTAGACACATCATAtgtttaacaattcaataaaaccaattttttttttctaaaaaaaagttGACAAATTAATAATTGAAAGGGACAATTTGATAGGAATAGAGTAACATACCGAGGTGTATAGAGAACAGGAGAAACAACAAAAGctagaaaattgaagcaaaAGCCCTTTCCGGGCTCCAACCATGTATTATACTATGTGATTTGAGAGAGTTAAAAAGCCTTGGTGGGATCACCTGAATAGTGAAAGATGAAAGATTCCCACCATTTTCCCACTACATtgaacctttttctttctttagtcAATCACAGGGACCCTCGAACTCTGCTTTGCATCAATTGCATGAGGTAAAAGATGAGAGGAAGAGAGTAGTGTTGCTTCACTTTTGTGCGCTCTTTTAGAATTCTACCGTTCTGTTTGAAAATGCTGATAGGCAATAAATCTTGACTTTTGAGCATTTCTTGGTTTTGCAGAAGGCTAGCATAACAACGCACACAAACTCAGACGAGACAGCCGAAAGATTGAAACAGTTGTTGGTATTTCACCTTTAGCCATGTACTTTCCGCTTGTTGGCTTGTCTGCAGGGAGATATCTTACGTGAAACTTGCTTTTGAAAAAGCTAATCTTTACAATATATTATTAGGATTTGATTATTCACAAAAAGCAAAAACTTCCAAGCTGTTCATTCTGGGTCCAAGATCTAACAGTACAATAGAAAGCTTAAGAAAAAGGGCTAATTACATTAACCTCCCCCGAGGCTTGACCTTATTACCAAACAAACATTATTGTGGTTTGGCAAGATCAACCTCCTTGAATCTCCAGAAGTTTATCACATACCTCCCTACCATTCTCAATAGTTAAGAATGAAGATGAAATCAGCCAAAAAGAAATGCCAGAGCCCCAAAATGCCATTCGTCCACAAAGAATAGTAGCGTCGTTCTTTCCTGCACTATTTTACCCCATAGACACAGTATTGTTCTTCTTCGATGTTCATCAGGCAACCTCATAAATCAACCCTACAAATCCTATAACCTCTAGCAAATCCATTGGAgccacaaaaaggaaaaaaagtccCTTCACAAGCAAATCCACCCAAACTATTGACCCTCACGAGCAAATCTACCCAAACTTAAGACACTTCCCAATCCTTCATACAAAAGAAATCTGCCCAAATTAATATACAGCAAAGTGGATTGATTTCAGAGATCAGTTAAGTTAGACACCTGCCTTTCCTTCACAACTCTTTCCCCATCCCAGCCACAGAACAATAACAACCCTGAGTACCTAGGGAGACAAATGAAGGCTTCCAGTAGCTCGCGTAGTTCGACTTCTGAAAGTTCATTCTAATCATAAACAACTTGGATCCTTTTGGTGGGAAAACCATGAGGGTTCAAGACATCGAACATGAAGGCACACTAGGTTGATAGGTATATGATGCATTGGACTCGGCTGGCCTGTAAAATAGCCTTTGGCACAAAGGCTGGCTCATATCATGAATAGTCTTGTTCAATTGACCTATCTATTAATCAAGATATTGAAGACTGCAAAAATCCATCACTATTGAGGAATGGTATTTGGATCTTAGCTATTTACAcagaaacaagaaagaaagtacaAATAATTTTGGATCCTGTTTTCAAACATCACCATGAACAACCATTTCTAATAGTAGCTGAAAAAATCAGCAATATAGAGCAAGTATCTCTTGTGCAAGAAGTGTATTTAGCCAGTTAGCAGTCAGAGATGTTGGAACTGTGCACAAGTACATGATTGATTTATCAACTATCTGCAGCTGCCAAACAGCTAAGGCAATAACAGTTTACAAACAGAGAAGCCAAGCCTCAGAATTGCAGTCTCTAAACTTCCTTAGTTTACAGGCTTGCCAAAAGCCCGAACAACAAGTAATGAAACAGTACAATAATAGCATCTACTGCAGGTGCCAATTTAAGAGAACTAACCACAGCCATTCTTGACATGTAGGCCAAGATTAAGTCAAAAGAACCACTCAATCTCCGCTGGCACAACCCTTACAGCCACAATGGACACACTCTATAACCTTCTCTTCTCGCAAATGCTTAGGTACTCGGCACACACATGTTGTTTGAAAGTTGTGATCTCGAGGTTGCATACATCGTAGACAGCAAAGACGTTCATACCCAGGCTGTCATGATTGCCAAAAAACATGAGAACTGGTTGCAAAAAGGAGAACCATGATTGCAAAAAAGCATGAGAAAGGGCTGCAGCAAAGGAGACAGAAGCACTACTTATCCCATGCCcaaccaagaaaagaagaacTAGCTAGTGATATTAGTAAGAAATTGTACAAAAACCTGCTGACAAAATTGCAAACAGTTTCAGAAAACTATCTCGAAAATTTTGAACAAGATGCAAAGTAACTTGTATATTGTGTTAGTTTCCAAACTCCAATTTCATGCTATATTCTGGTCACACATTTACTTTGATATCACGAGAACATACTTGGAGTTAGGTCTATCATCCTGCCCATCCAGCTGCAATAGATACATTTCAAGTTAACCATAAACTTCAGACTCGCCATAGCCATGACTTGTGATTATAAATTTCTCAGGTAGATGATTCACACTCAAGATGGAGAAAAAGTTAAATGCCCATAAAAACCCACCCACACAAAGATTAATACCCATCCAAAATAAAGGTAGATAAATACCCAGAAAAACTAATTTCCCAACACTAAAagatgggaagaaaaaaaaactaaaagaacgGACCTTTTTCCACTTAGCAATTAAATTCCGATCTGCATACCCCTGGTCCAAGCAAAAATCAAACAATTCCTTGGAGATTTCCTTCCTTCGGTAATATACGTCAAAAACGTAGCGACTCTTCTGATGGGCTATTTTGAAGATGGGCCACAGTGCCtcacattttcttttattatcaTTTGGATCATTCTCAGCTgtttaataaagaaaataggaaaacaaacaagaaagttAGTCAAAGATTGATCTCTCAACTTCAACaacagaaaaagaaatggaGCTTTCATAAGACATTGAGTAGTCAAAACCTTCTCTCATCTTGGCTTGTAATTCATTAAGAGTAggctcaatcaactcccaaccTTCAGGGTACTGAACACGGTTAGTCTTCACCTTTGGCATTTGAACTGCAACCAGAGCACAATTTATGACATAATAAGAGCTTTCCGGACAAATAATTCCACAATCTCAGTGCTTTGAATCTCATTGGAAGCATTTATTTTTCCCCCTTAAACCCAAACAACATGAAAAGAAGACTGATTCTAGAGGCTCAGGTCTGTCTCAATTCTTCGTTGACAATCTCTCATTGATTAGAGTGAGGTATCTTCAGAATTTCATTATAGATCTATCCAACATTTTGAACCATAAAGACGAGCAGAAAGTAggcacaaataaataaaaatgtcaGCGAGGAAAATCTCACATTCGATAGGCATAAAAACCTTAATCAGCACCAAGTTCAAAGGATCTACTTCACCACCAAGCAAAGAGTGCACAAACAGCACAGAAAAGAGGAAACTAGGGATTGTTTATTACATTGGTTAATCAAAGTCTGAAGATCcacaataaaagaaaagagaatgcAAGCCACATTAAAACAGCAATGAACTTGAACAAAGTACAGAATATATGTCTACCAATTTCAATGTTCTAGTCCATAAATTATGGCATTGGAAACTTCATAGCTTTCTTACACTGATACTGTAGCTAACTTCAACGTAACAACTTAAAAGTTTAAATCATATTATAGTTAACTTTTCTATACCAACTTCAAAGTTTTAGCTAGCTGAGATTATTGAAATGCAGCTCCTTCAACCAATCAAAACTTGTGAAAGTTGAAACTGTAGTTCAATGAAACTCATAACAAATTTATATGTATCATAATCTATCCTAGGTTTCAATAAGAACAACACGGCAATGTTGGATAAACTACGTGTATGATATAAAAACATACTGGAAAATGCTAAAACCTATGCCTGAAaccaaatgaaggaaaaaaaaaacaaaaatacaagcATGGTTTCCCCTAGGACCTAAGCTACTAGTATCCAGAGTGGATTAGCTTAGGTCATATCTCCATTACTCTTTGAAATACAGAACCAATTCTCCAAATTTTTCATTAAGCATTGACTCGCCCCCTGTCTATCGAAGCTTGAGCATATTTCCCACTCCAACACAAAGAGTTAAAGTCCCTACTTTGCACTACTTCATGCTTGCGACAATGTGAAAGGTCAACTTAAAAAGGTTTATATTCCCTCATTCTGGATCCAATTGGGGTGAATGACCTACTGTGAGAGAGCTAAGAACCTCTACTTCCTAAAAAATccaatttttatcaaaaattacaAACAACAATGAGTTCTTTCAACACAAACTGGTCAGTGCCCGAAATATTTctgaaaagaaaaagtcaatTTCTCAATCAACTCTGGTCAGATTCAGGCAAACCATATACCAATCCACAGCTCTCTTATGGAGCCTTATAGCCAGCAAGACCCAAATCAAATTATCTGAGGTGTGACTaccataaattaaaaaaaaaaataaaattcccaCAAGCTGAATTTAGTAACTGTGCAAGTGACTAAAAACTTACCTTCCCCCAAATGGAGTGAAAAACTAAAcccaaataatcaaaataaatcacggaaaacaaaaaatgattACCCTAAGCCTACATTATATCAAGAAGACACGTTGATCAATTTTAACCCAGACTGTTGTTTGCACAGTTTGGACCTAATATTAGTCTTTTCATTCCCAAAAAGCAGGATATAAAGGAGCATAGAAAATTCAATCTTAAGCTTTCTGTCAAGAAATCAATTTTGATTAAGAATTATAACCGGAATAGACAAATTAAGGGCGCAATTATCTCACTTTAACAGCGAATACTACTAATTAACTTCTCCCACTAAACCCAAGTCATAACTCATACCCTCCTCCCtcattccaaaaccatattCCACTTTACAAATTGCAGAAAATTAAATCACAATAAATTGAGAAACTCTAGAAATCATCAGACTCAGAAAGGAATCAAATCATATCTGGATCTCCAAGATAAATATTCGATATAAATACTAAGaaaatatatagaaaagcattaaggtaaaaaaaaaaagggaaaaagactTACAGGATAAGAAGGGTAATCGAGTAGAGCCTTCAGAATCAGTTGGGATTCAAGCTAATGGAGGAATTTTAAAAGCTTTACCTCAGGAGGGAAAGGGGAGGGTTTTGCAAGGGTAGGAATTTGACCCTTGTTGTAATGTGGAATTGGACTTGGAAAGCGGGTGTGTTTGTAcgggagattatttgaaataagggataatttcagaaaactcAGGGAGGTTTCTCACAATTTCACTGAGTTCCCTGAGGTTTAgaaaattacacctacctcttttgatttgataattatagtaacaaaactttaaaataatattgacttggtcaaatttttaaataaatactcAAATATGCCCTTatgtaatgagttttaatttatttttctatataaTCATAAGATTATAtagtaaaattataaaaaaaaagtaccaaATTTTTTATGTCCATTGTAAAcaataaaatttcaagtctacAAAATGACAAGAAAAATATATGACAAATAtgcaatatataaatttaagaaaatagatGAATACAATCTCtgggattttctcaaacttgtaGAGAGTTTCCTTCGATTCTTCTCTTCAAATGCTAATCCAAGGGTTTCGCAACTTGTTCTTAGATCCACTACTAAttctttcaaatcttgatatggaagatttgaaaaatttcgaaaatatttgaaaattcaaGTCTTAATATATAGAAGACCTGAAGAACTTGGAAATGCAAGGCTTTGTAGCTTGGAGCTTTAAAAGACTTCAGCGTATGGGGTGTACCTTTTTGTCTGTCGTGACTTGGTAGAAAGACCCCCTATTTATAGCCgtagtatgagttagggttgaAAACATGTATGCCACTCTACTTGTCTTGCAAGACATGCAATCATATTAGGACTGTGCTAatttaaatattatctcttcattttgtatttattaataaagagataatatcAATGAATAGTTTCTTGATTGGGTAAACTTGTAGGAACACATGACGTGATGTTATCTGATTGGACAAgctattgcagtatataagatATCTACATGGATTAAATAAATCTAAATATTATTTCTTCAATAaagaaataattactatatttattcataattttgCCAAATCATAGAGATATGTGACATGGCACAATTTGATTGGCAGAGATATCCCGACAATTTTAATTGGCTGCAATATCTCATCTTGACATGTGGAGAAACATGATTGGCTGCCAAATAGCACAACTTCTAAGCGTGCACGACATATTACAATATCCAATTGGCTAAAAATAAGTCCTAGAAATAATTTATGGACCAATGCTAATTTTAAGAATTAATTAAACTGTCACTATCTATAAATGCCCCCTCAAAACTTGTTTACGAAGAGTAAAACTTAACTTGAACAGACAAGTTTCGACTTTATAATCTCCCAATTTGTTTAAGCAAAACACGTTGATATTCCGGAGATCATAGTATTGAGACGATAAGGAAACCGAACTCTATGCTCCTTTCTACTGCCATTTAAAAATGATGGCCatcaattttaattataaacaTTTGTCTCTAAGAAACTCAATATCTTTATAATATATAAGAAGGCGTTTTGAGGGTCACtgttcattgcatttcatctgCTCTTCTGGGGGCACTTTTGTTGTTTCAAcctcttttttattctttttcttgcaGCTGGTACAATTGGTTGCTGCATTTGTTTAGAAAATATGTCTTTTCTGCCCTTATTACAAGCCTTACCCGGAGGTTAGTAGAATGTGCAGAAGGTCGTAATATTTGGTTGGGGAGTGTTTTGAACATTTGAAAGATGTGACGGGAGAGTTTGACAGAACAGCTCCTTATTACTTTTCTAGCCCTCCAGATTCTGAATATATGGATGTGTTTCCATCTAATTTTGCCTTTTTATGTAATTTagcttttttaactttttaccCATTCTTGGGGACCGTTTTCCCTCCGAATTCTATCAGCCATTTCTATCTATTACCAGATATTTGCCGGACCAGGGGCCTGGACGGTTGTCTGACAACCGTCCAGAAACTTTTCATGGCCACGATGTGATGGCCCATCATCAACAACCAAAACGAAGCCACGTCGCAAAGTTATATCAGCTGAAGAAGACGGCGCCGTTTTATTGAGtggcaatttttaaaaaaaaaattttggaaatggaTGGAGCATCATCGTCAAACGGCGTTTGCATACAACAAATTTATCCCTTCCAAATTATTAATGAAAAGTTCATTTTTATCAGAAATCCCCATTTCACTTTCCCCATTTCCCAAACCCTTTCCCCGTTGTCTGCAAATGCAAAAAATCACTCCACAAAAGAACTGTCATTTCACTCTACAAAATCACTCCCATTTCACTCCCCGTTGTCTTCTAAAACAACTGCCTGAATTCCTCCCAAAGAAGACCCAGGGTGTTTTTTGGAGGAGGAGAAACTGCATAATCCAAGGCCCTGGGTGTTGCAATAGTTGGAGATTTCAGATTTAATCGAGGCCAACTAGTGGCACAAGATCAACGAATCCGTTGAATGGCAAGATGGGATCTTTTACACTCTCTGCGCTGCTTATGCCCTTGTCTCCTCTGTTGCCCTTGTAATGTTTATCCATAACATTTATACTCTTTAtttctttacatttttttaattttatgggATTTTCGAGTTAATTTCTTATTTTAGCGAGTCTTGAAGTTTCACATTAGTTTTCGTGGGATggatttaagaaattttggagctTTGTTTATTTCGAGCTGGGTAGCTCAGCTGAGCAGGTAAAAGTGTTGAAATTATGCTTGTAAAAAagttatcttttttatttttcttctttaggtTGCAAGCTTAGTTAGTTTACGTACAACATATATATCAGTTTGTACACATAAAACAATAACATGTAAATGTTATTAAATCAAGAGATCGCCGTAATGTATACCAACTAAAATACACCGTGTACCAGAATAataaatgatgtcaaaactaaACAACAGGTGATAAATAATTGTAACTTGTacgatttaaaaaataaatgtgaGCAAATAACCCTTTTGAGGAGGTTCGTTGTttcaagagaaaagaactaGTAATTTCTCTGTAATGTCTCCTGTAATATCTCCTAGTGGAATAGCACAGGCTTCTGCAAAAGAACTTATTGATTCCATTCTGGAAACTGTTGTTAGGATTTTCGGTTAGATATGAgtacctttcttttctttaatttaataCCTGTAATTACTTCACTACTTTCTGAACAAATCATTATGATTGCAGAAAACCATGTTATTGTTGGAAAGCTTCTTGAGACAAAAGCTGCCCAGCAGGTTGACTTGAATACACCCAAATCCATAGTTGGAGATTCCAATTGGAACCCTAATCCTGAggcatcacatgatactggcgGTTATAGCATTGGCTTCTCGCTGACTGTTTTACAGGTAGGTCTCTTATGCTTGTGATTTTTTTGTTAAGGTTGAATTTCTTACTCTGGTGAAGTGCTTCTACAATCTTTGCAAGAGCAAAGTTTGTATCTCATCTTCATTTGTCTTGACTGAATAGTATTTGCCATCAAATTGGAGTTAGTTGCAGTTCATCTACTTCTCATCTCTCCTTGCCTATGTAGAGTTTGTTTTTATTCTCAATTTGCATCATGAAAAAATCAATTGGACCATGCGGTCTTGCATAACTTAAGGCTAGTACATGAGTCATGAAAAGTGTGTGATTGTTAAAAGTTCTTAACTCATAATCTAGTAGAGGAATAAAATTCAGgtagttttattttaaatctGTACAAAACTTCTGTTGCAACCACAATTTCCCAGTcttatttagttaattttacCATTGAATGCCTGTAAGGCATTATATTTGTCACTAGTATCAAACTCCACAGTCCTCTTTCTCGGTGTCTTCCACATACTTCCCTTCAATCTTGACACTCTTGTACCACTTAGCACAGGCCATGTAGACTGCCAAATCTATTATGGTTAGACCAGCCAAGAGGAAGTAAAACCTGTCCAAATGACCATTGTTAACGTTTATTGGGATCCAACCAGGCATGTCATCTCTGGCAGATATTCTCATGACCATGCTCAATAGAAAAGACTGCTAACATAGTTTCCCAGGGAAATCGAGGTCATGCAAAGTGCACTGCCAAAGCTTTTAAGTCTATCAGGAGCTCGATCGTTAAAGAACTCCAGTTGGCCTATGTACATGAAAACTTCTGAAGCACCTATTAAAGCATATTGAGGGACCTGCCAGATGATGCTCAATGAGCTTGAGCCTTCACAGTTTGTGCAATCTATTCTAGCATATTTTCGCCTATAATTCTCCACAGTCTCTGCCAAAGAACATTGCCATTACTGCTATTACGAATCCAATCCCTATTCTTTGAAGCTCTGTGAGCCCTTTGGAATCTTTA
Protein-coding sequences here:
- the LOC113694886 gene encoding protein BUD31 homolog 2 isoform X1, yielding MPKVKTNRVQYPEGWELIEPTLNELQAKMREAENDPNDNKRKCEALWPIFKIAHQKSRYVFDVYYRRKEISKELFDFCLDQGYADRNLIAKWKKPGYERLCCLRCMQPRDHNFQTTCVCRVPKHLREEKVIECVHCGCKGCASGD
- the LOC113694886 gene encoding protein BUD31 homolog 2 isoform X2 encodes the protein MPKVKTNRVQYPEGWELIEPTLNELQAKMREAENDPNDNKRKCEALWPIFKIAHQKSRYVFDVYYRRKEISKELFDFCLDQGYADRNLIAKWKKLDGQDDRPNSNLGMNVFAVYDVCNLEITTFKQHVCAEYLSICEKRRL